The Drosophila bipectinata strain 14024-0381.07 chromosome 3L, DbipHiC1v2, whole genome shotgun sequence region ATTTGAACTGATCTCGTTCCATTAAACCCATTTCTTATCACTATGAAGCCGGTTGAAGATGATTCCAAGAACGAACGGCGCTCATATGCGCACGAGAAGGTCCTGATGTACAGCAACAATGTGTTAATTGGAAATTGATACAACAATCGGTTCCAGGGCCCTGTATATACGGGAAGCACAATACTGCCCGGTCTAATGGCAGAAAAGGGTTGCGAAAAACATCAGTCGTGCACTCAAGCCTTCTTCACAACATTCGACTACACCCAGTCGGTTCATGATCACTTGGTTACCAGAAACCGAATGTTTGGTAATAAAGTCTCCCAAACTGGAGGTCTGAAGCTTTATGATGCTGAGCAGTACCTCAACAACTACACATCTATGAACACCCTCATGTACGACTTGTTCCCCAGACTGCGCCAGGAACAGAGCGCAAAGATGAAAGAATCCGGCCAGTTGGAACACTCGCGAGTTAGGTTAGACGGACTGGATAGCTATGGAAACTACAGCATCGTTCATAACAAATTGCGTTGCAAGTTGGCCAAAGAACGACCCCCTCGGGGAATAACCAGCTACAAAGGAGACTTTGCGAAGAAGCCGGCGAGACACGATACCGAGGATGTGGGTGAGTGGACGTTTGCTGATGAAGCTACTAAAAAAAAGGACCGTGACAAGTTTATTTTCCTCAATTGCAACATGCATGAAGACTTGAAAAGTACGTTTAATGTAGTTTCGgtcaaataaatcaaaattcttGGTACTGATTGTTTGGCGAATTTTTGGGGTATCGGGGTTATCGAAGGAGGCTAGGATTTTATTATCCAACTCTCGTTTTGATTGTGAtacacatttttattaaaatttaaaactctAGTATAAAATTAAACAGAAAATAGGACGTCATGATTAGCTCAAATCAAAAGTCTTTGGCGGACAGCAGGGCCTCGCCGCAGTACAGTCCGTCTGTGTTAATTGGAAACTGGGCGGAACGGCGCTACGCAGTGGAGGAGCAGAGCAACGCTATCTTGCCAGGCATCCAGGTGATTGGATGTGAACATCATCGATCGCTCTACAAAGATTCATTTACGGAAGACGATTTCGTTTCCCCCGAAACAATGCCATTTTTCACCGAACACCGCAAGCTGGCCTATCagaattttatgaaaaacaaTCGTACCAATTTGAGCCTGGTTGATAGTGATTCTTTAAAGCGCAATTTCACCACAACCATGACCCTTGAATTCCAGGAGCTGCCTAGACTAAAGATGTTACACGCTTGTAGAGACCAGGGCAAGATAGGGCTCCCGCAACAGCCTTTTGAGGTTGACCGACTTCAGGCATTCGGGAATCTGACCAAGACCCACAACTATCTAAGGCGCTTTAAGTGCGAGAAACTTCTGTCCGAGCTTAGTTACATGCAAACAACCTATTCTGCTTTCTTTAACCGGCCATGGAAGCGTCAGCCAATCTTTGAATTTGGCCCGGACTACGATGGCGTGGTAAAGTTTGATTTGGCTtgctaaaaaattttaagtcgTAAGAGCTGAAATGTAGTGTACGTAGTCAGaagtgaaaaattaaaaatatacgGTCGgtaatttatattacaagattcaatttatttcaaatcaTTTTCTTGTATAATCATatggtttttataatttaagtaGTCCTTATAGTTTTGATGCCAGAAATTCATTGTGGTGTAActtctttttcctttttttatctttaaatcCTCTTTTTAGCTATTTTGTTCTTGGTTGAGTTTTCATTTTGGAAATTAGTACAGAAATAGACGActacaatattttttgcttGTCTTGCCTTttttatagaatatatatgtaaatattaattaattattacaaaaagtaaaattttacGACATTAAACTAGACGACGCAATTTTTTGCATATGATTACTCGCTTAAATACTTTACTTTTGACTTGATATTTTCTTGCCTTAAAATCGTATTTTCTTACTTTTgaattccataattttggactGCCATAATAggtatttttttctattttcgaATATGTTTCATCTTTTTGgctgatgaatatttttaaaatgattcTTAAAAGTTAAACCAATGGAAGGTATGTGGGGTAAAGCGTGTGGTGTTGTCAGTGGGTTTTTGCTTTGGTGGTCAAATATTTGGTTGTTTGGTTTTGTGCTTTTGGTCTGAATATCGTATTTTTGAACTGGGAACTGGGTGATTGTGTAGTTGGAAAGTTAATTCTGGAGTGGTTTGgaagttttttataaattttctgATTATATGTACGTATATATGTAGTTTCTTAATTTGCTtacaacaattaaaatttggaattttttcctttttagagttatttaatttcttaCTTTCATGACCGTTAATTTTGAGTTCAATTCTTTATTTTAGCTTTATTTCTTAaactttcaattttcacattcAAAGTGGTTAACGGTTTagtgtttttatgttttaattgatttttcttaTACGTAGTACCTAAAATAGTTATTTTTAGTATTACTTAAATTTTATGTCAAAAATGATGCTTAGGCATTTGACCTAAATTTAAGTTCAAATATTCTGTTTTGTTGCTCCAAATAATGTAATTGAATGTGAATAACCACAGCATGATTGCCATTATTCGAGTGTTCcttttcttcaatttttgttttttttttaattttggaatGACCGAGAGTGTTGTTATAGCCGAGAACATTTATTCTTTTTGATTTTGCCAAGAAGGGTTGTGGATATGAGTGTGTTTTTCCAAGATTTTGACCTGGTATTTAGATCATTCATTCATTGCCATTGGTAAATCGCCATTCGCTAGATTTGGATATCTAAACAATATACGCCTTCGCCAAAAGCGAGATTTAGTCATcgaaaaacttattttattttaatactttAGGTTGAAAGTTTGCAATCTAGATTGTTATTTAAATATGTTGCCAGATGAGTTTTGagaaaattgtattatttcCAAATACGTGTAAGGTATTATTTACCATTATACTGGTTCAGCAAAAACTAAAATACGTggaatgaaatttaaattttagtagCCTTCAAAATTGTTAATTTAAGAAACCGCAaaggtttatttttcattgtttGCTTGTCTAAAGCTTGTTGTTTAGCGTCAAACTCGGAGATGTCTTCAGAACTAACTAAGGATTGGTTTAGATCGAAAATTAAAGGTTATGCTTGAACTAAGATGTCACTTAATGAAAATGAGGTATATTTTGAATGTATTCTATTATGTTGCGTAGCCagttttattgttttcaatattcTTATTGTTGGGCCAATAAAGTCAATTTTTACCAAGAAAGtgagatttattttttaagtgagattatttttttgtctcttgtaatataaaaaattttttttcaagtattttgctttattttttttttttttttaatttgatttttatatttatatgtacGTATTACCTTTTTCTTACACTGAATTGATAAgaaattatacaaatttaaatataaaaatgtttaacaaTTTTTAGCTGTTGTTTCTGGTAATGCATtttcctctttaaaaaatatatgtatatagtctGCTTGCTCTTAATTTATGCTTTGTTGTATACTTAAAATCGTCTCTATTTATAATTCCACTTTTGATTCGGTTCTCATAATCTGCTACTGCTTTAACTGTTATTTTCTCAATTGGGTTGGTTTGGTTGCTGTCTGTTGTATAAAAGTCGTTCAATAAGAAAAACATGTTTATTGTACTatggttgctgctgctccgtAATCCGTTGCatctttgttttttgtatatGTTGTAAATTAAGAGATTTATTCGGTTTATTGTTGTTTACGTGTATCAGGCTATTGGCTAGTCCAGGCCAGGCGAGAGTCCTGATCCTGGCAGTATAGTATCACTATTGCTTTGTTTTGTAAGATTCTGTTTTAGTTGACTATATTTGATTCGACTTTAAGGTTTTGATTAACGGTGGCTCAACGAACCAAAAATTGTCAAGTCTTCAATGCAATTCTCACTTtctgataaaaataaatttcaatttgcgATCTGTTGGGAAGTCAAAAACAGTTGAATTGTTGAAATTGCAGTGCTAATACTTCTATTTGTGGATATGTTGCGTTCAGCTGTAACTTAAAGCAGATTCTTGAAACTCGATAATATCTATTATTTCTCTATACCGCTTGAACACTTACTGTTCATTATCTGTTCTATCTTTGATGCATTCGCTACTTGTTAGCAAAATGTGTAAAATAATTGATTTA contains the following coding sequences:
- the LOC108122887 gene encoding uncharacterized protein, producing the protein MISSNQKSLADSRASPQYSPSVLIGNWAERRYAVEEQSNAILPGIQVIGCEHHRSLYKDSFTEDDFVSPETMPFFTEHRKLAYQNFMKNNRTNLSLVDSDSLKRNFTTTMTLEFQELPRLKMLHACRDQGKIGLPQQPFEVDRLQAFGNLTKTHNYLRRFKCEKLLSELSYMQTTYSAFFNRPWKRQPIFEFGPDYDGVVKFDLAC